The Chanos chanos chromosome 16, fChaCha1.1, whole genome shotgun sequence genome has a window encoding:
- the nme4 gene encoding nucleoside diphosphate kinase, mitochondrial isoform X1 has product MVLIPRCLVIRRFSPLGFCAYRTQYYQHSYTVNPDIPGIREQTFIAVKPDGVQRRLIGQIVQRFEQRGFRLVGLKMVQVSEELLSQHYACLHRKPFYPSLLRYMTSGPIIAMVWEGHNVVRSSRMLVGETNPAEAAPGTLRGDFSVHISRNVVHASDSVEVAKKEIALWFQRSELIEWETCDHGSIYHP; this is encoded by the exons ATGGTTCTCATTCCACGGTGCTTGGTGATCAGAAGATTTTCCCCTCTGGGATTTTGTGCCTACAGGACACAGTACTATCAGCACAGCTACACTGTTAACCCAG ATATCCCTGGCATTAGAGAGCAAACCTTCATTGCAGTCAAACCTGATGGTGTACAAAGACGTCTGATTGGTCAGATTGTTCAGCGATTTGAGCAGCGTGGCTTCCGTTTGGTTGGTTTAAAAATGGTCCAG gtctCTGAGGAGTTGTTGTCGCAGCATTATGCATGTCTACACAGGAAGCCATTCTACCCTAGCTTGCTCCGGTACATGACCTCTGGCCCCATTATTGCCATG GTGTGGGAGGGGCATAATGTGGTGAGGTCATCTCGTATGCTCGTTGGAGAGACAAACCCTGCTGAGGCTGCACCTGGAACTCTAAGAGGAGATTTTAGCGTTCACAtcagcag GAATGTTGTCCATGCCTCAGACTCTGTGGAAGTTGCCAAGAAGGAAATCGCTTTGTGGTTTCAGCGCTCAGAGTTGATTGAGTGGGAGACTTGTGATCACGGCAGCATCTACCATCCTTGA
- the nme4 gene encoding nucleoside diphosphate kinase, mitochondrial isoform X2 codes for MAAQKEQTFIAVKPDGVQRRLIGQIVQRFEQRGFRLVGLKMVQVSEELLSQHYACLHRKPFYPSLLRYMTSGPIIAMVWEGHNVVRSSRMLVGETNPAEAAPGTLRGDFSVHISRNVVHASDSVEVAKKEIALWFQRSELIEWETCDHGSIYHP; via the exons ATGGCTGCACAAAA AGAGCAAACCTTCATTGCAGTCAAACCTGATGGTGTACAAAGACGTCTGATTGGTCAGATTGTTCAGCGATTTGAGCAGCGTGGCTTCCGTTTGGTTGGTTTAAAAATGGTCCAG gtctCTGAGGAGTTGTTGTCGCAGCATTATGCATGTCTACACAGGAAGCCATTCTACCCTAGCTTGCTCCGGTACATGACCTCTGGCCCCATTATTGCCATG GTGTGGGAGGGGCATAATGTGGTGAGGTCATCTCGTATGCTCGTTGGAGAGACAAACCCTGCTGAGGCTGCACCTGGAACTCTAAGAGGAGATTTTAGCGTTCACAtcagcag GAATGTTGTCCATGCCTCAGACTCTGTGGAAGTTGCCAAGAAGGAAATCGCTTTGTGGTTTCAGCGCTCAGAGTTGATTGAGTGGGAGACTTGTGATCACGGCAGCATCTACCATCCTTGA